One Deinococcus psychrotolerans genomic window carries:
- a CDS encoding META domain-containing protein encodes MNRTILALCAALTLTNASAAQIADGTWTLIRLTDTLGTISTGGLDAPTLKLLGTSISTAEGTQVSGSTGCNVFSTSGLFGNNLQMGGTLKLGPIAATRKLCPETQMILEQRYLDVLAQARAFVRVGDTLILTSGTSKAVYQMGSVMESRLKATWRLVGGQSNEPLTVTFAEDGHVSGTTGCNSLMGTYNVMDGQLTFGPLATTRRACTDPALAEQEQTFLKDLSEVTGYQVAGSMLKLTTTSGKVLTLARPVN; translated from the coding sequence ATGAACCGAACTATCTTGGCCCTCTGCGCGGCCCTAACATTGACCAACGCCTCTGCTGCACAGATCGCCGACGGCACTTGGACGCTCATCCGCCTGACTGACACTCTTGGCACCATCTCCACGGGCGGCCTGGATGCGCCCACGCTGAAGCTGCTGGGCACCAGTATTTCTACCGCTGAGGGCACGCAGGTTTCCGGTTCTACCGGGTGTAATGTCTTCAGCACGTCCGGCCTCTTCGGCAACAATCTTCAGATGGGCGGCACCCTGAAACTCGGCCCCATCGCGGCCACGCGCAAGCTGTGTCCCGAAACACAGATGATCCTGGAGCAGCGTTACCTGGACGTCCTCGCGCAGGCCCGTGCCTTCGTGCGGGTGGGCGACACGCTGATCCTGACCTCTGGTACGTCGAAGGCGGTCTATCAAATGGGAAGCGTCATGGAATCGCGCCTCAAGGCCACTTGGCGACTGGTAGGTGGCCAGAGCAATGAGCCTCTGACCGTAACCTTCGCTGAGGACGGGCACGTCAGCGGCACCACGGGGTGCAATAGCCTGATGGGCACCTACAACGTGATGGACGGCCAACTGACCTTTGGGCCGCTGGCAACCACCCGCCGCGCTTGCACCGATCCCGCACTGGCCGAACAGGAACAGACGTTCCTAAAAGACCTCTCGGAAGTGACGGGTTACCAAGTGGCTGGCTCGATGCTGAAACTGACCACCACGTCCGGCAAGGTACTGACGCTGGCGCGTCCGGTGAATTGA
- a CDS encoding fimbrial biogenesis chaperone, which produces MPVRRFLFASLLSLLTQAAAATLSITPVTLEINPQRQLMAVTTLTNQGTTPIEFNAALMRWTQQDGQDVTVPTRDAAVNPVRFTIAPGRSQVVRIGLRTRPSALQVTYRLLLRQIAQSAPAPTPGTDQVQAAIVPTYVFSLPLFVTQPSAQENVKASLERTAGGLTLVLNNTGTAHATYRNMTTLLNSEALNLGSVYVLPGSTMRVSLPPTLSTAKTLVIHSTDRAQQDHIETLDVPTP; this is translated from the coding sequence ATGCCTGTTCGCCGTTTTCTCTTCGCTTCACTCCTGAGCCTGTTGACCCAGGCAGCGGCGGCCACCCTGAGTATCACGCCCGTCACACTGGAGATCAATCCGCAGCGCCAGCTGATGGCCGTCACGACCCTCACCAATCAGGGCACCACACCCATCGAATTCAATGCCGCCCTGATGCGCTGGACGCAGCAGGATGGCCAGGACGTGACCGTTCCCACCCGCGACGCCGCCGTCAATCCCGTCCGTTTCACCATCGCTCCTGGACGCTCTCAGGTGGTACGCATCGGTCTGCGGACCCGGCCCAGTGCGCTGCAGGTCACCTACCGCCTGTTGCTCCGGCAAATCGCGCAAAGTGCTCCTGCGCCCACGCCAGGAACCGATCAGGTGCAGGCGGCCATCGTGCCGACCTACGTGTTCAGCCTGCCGCTGTTCGTGACCCAGCCGAGCGCTCAGGAGAACGTCAAAGCAAGCCTCGAACGCACAGCTGGCGGCCTGACTCTGGTCCTGAACAACACAGGCACGGCCCACGCGACGTACCGCAACATGACCACTTTACTGAATAGTGAAGCGCTGAATCTCGGCAGCGTCTACGTCCTGCCTGGCTCGACCATGCGCGTTTCCCTGCCGCCCACGCTGAGCACTGCCAAGACGCTGGTGATTCACTCGACAGACCGCGCCCAGCAAGACCACATTGAGACGCTGGATGTCCCGACACCTTAA
- a CDS encoding alpha/beta hydrolase family protein — translation MLFQFITSTTRLEVLLYNLADDTFEVLLPAEYGDVNPTDFVPGEYLRYPAADGLEVPAILYRPRELEKGKQYPALIHAHGGPTAQFFRGFDAQAQFLADRGYLVLCPNVRGSSGYGVTWRDANLMDWGGRDLADIAAGAEYLKSLPEVDGKRLGIFGGSYGGYLSYMAVVKQPELFKVGVPIVGITNLPQLYEDNSRVMPQLGYYFRTMMGDPVENAELWRDRSAITHAADLKAHLLMMHGTNDPRCPVNQARGFRDALTANGRKEGRDFEYVEFADEGHGAGDIAGKTRSYRLMADYLARRL, via the coding sequence ATGCTGTTTCAGTTCATCACGTCCACGACCCGGCTGGAAGTGCTGCTGTACAATCTCGCCGACGACACCTTCGAGGTGCTCTTGCCCGCCGAGTACGGTGATGTGAATCCCACCGACTTCGTGCCGGGCGAGTACCTCCGGTATCCGGCGGCGGACGGACTCGAAGTGCCCGCCATCCTCTACCGCCCGCGTGAGCTTGAGAAGGGCAAGCAGTACCCAGCCCTGATCCACGCCCACGGCGGTCCCACCGCGCAGTTCTTCCGGGGCTTCGATGCACAGGCGCAGTTTCTGGCGGACCGGGGCTACCTGGTGTTGTGTCCCAATGTTCGCGGTAGCAGCGGGTACGGCGTAACTTGGCGCGACGCCAACTTGATGGACTGGGGTGGGCGCGATCTGGCCGATATCGCCGCCGGGGCCGAGTACCTGAAGTCTTTGCCGGAAGTGGACGGGAAGCGCCTGGGTATCTTCGGCGGCAGTTACGGCGGCTACCTCAGCTACATGGCCGTGGTAAAGCAGCCGGAGCTGTTCAAGGTGGGCGTGCCTATTGTGGGCATCACCAACTTGCCTCAACTGTACGAGGACAACTCCCGCGTGATGCCGCAACTGGGGTACTACTTCCGGACTATGATGGGTGACCCAGTGGAGAACGCCGAACTGTGGCGTGACCGCAGCGCCATCACCCACGCCGCCGATTTGAAGGCGCACCTGCTGATGATGCACGGCACCAACGATCCGCGCTGCCCGGTCAATCAGGCACGCGGTTTCCGCGATGCACTGACGGCGAACGGACGCAAGGAAGGACGCGATTTCGAGTATGTCGAGTTTGCTGACGAGGGGCACGGCGCGGGCGACATTGCTGGAAAGACCCGCAGTTACCGTCTGATGGCCGATTATCTCGCGCGCCGGTTGTGA
- a CDS encoding carboxylesterase/lipase family protein, with translation MIRPLQTLVLSALASFSMAHAQQPVTVQTQQGAVVGQQAEVRIFLGIPYAAPPIGDLRWKPPQPAAAWNTPRDATKFGSQCPQAVLALFLLPGETPGTVKGQEDCLSLNVYTPNGAAPDSKLPVMVWIHGGAFTAGSSSGYDGSVLAEKNNIVVVTINYRLGALGWLSLPALGAEAGDGQSGNYGLLDQQAALKWVQSNIAAFGGDPAKVTIAGESAGGMSNCAHLASPTSAGLFRGVIIQSGLCTSPGNSVTLADAQGRNQKYAANLGCKAADLACLRAAPVEKLLNTKVPGLRPAPNLVWSPVYASAVLPLTLRAAFETGQFNRVPVMNGTNHDEGRLFVSVASPDGKPISPVVYWGGTGLTVGAANTVKVLRQYPYRSFGTPALAFATMFTDAVFSCPALRVDAALSKYVPVYAFEFNDPNAVTIVKTPVDLPSLGAHHSSSLAYAFQSKVDGLANSADFTPAQRQLSDAFSAAWVAFIKTGEPASTNWKAFDPAQNNVQVFRPDGVQPSLLFSNDHRCNFWLPLNLQ, from the coding sequence ATGATCCGTCCGCTTCAAACGTTGGTTCTGTCGGCCCTTGCCTCTTTTTCAATGGCCCACGCGCAACAGCCCGTCACCGTGCAGACACAACAAGGTGCCGTTGTCGGCCAGCAAGCCGAGGTTCGCATCTTCCTAGGTATTCCTTACGCCGCGCCGCCCATAGGTGACTTGCGTTGGAAGCCGCCTCAACCTGCCGCCGCTTGGAACACGCCGCGCGACGCCACGAAGTTCGGTAGCCAGTGCCCCCAGGCTGTGCTGGCGCTGTTCCTCCTACCTGGTGAAACCCCTGGCACCGTCAAGGGTCAGGAGGACTGCCTCTCTCTAAACGTGTACACGCCCAACGGTGCCGCGCCAGACAGCAAGTTGCCCGTGATGGTCTGGATTCACGGTGGTGCCTTTACGGCTGGATCGAGCAGCGGGTACGACGGCAGCGTGTTGGCTGAGAAGAACAACATCGTGGTGGTCACGATCAACTACCGTCTGGGCGCACTGGGTTGGCTGTCGCTCCCCGCGTTGGGGGCTGAGGCGGGCGATGGTCAGTCCGGCAATTATGGTCTGTTGGATCAGCAAGCGGCACTGAAGTGGGTGCAAAGCAACATCGCAGCTTTCGGCGGTGATCCGGCCAAAGTGACCATCGCAGGGGAATCGGCGGGCGGGATGAGCAACTGTGCGCACCTGGCCTCGCCCACCTCAGCCGGACTGTTTCGGGGCGTGATCATTCAGAGTGGGCTGTGCACCAGTCCCGGCAATAGCGTGACCCTAGCCGACGCGCAGGGCCGCAACCAGAAGTACGCCGCGAATCTGGGCTGCAAGGCCGCTGATCTGGCCTGCCTACGCGCCGCACCAGTGGAGAAGCTGCTGAACACCAAAGTGCCGGGGCTGCGTCCTGCGCCTAATCTGGTGTGGTCTCCGGTCTACGCCTCGGCGGTGCTGCCCCTGACCTTGCGCGCGGCCTTTGAAACCGGGCAATTCAACCGCGTGCCGGTCATGAACGGCACCAACCACGACGAGGGACGGCTATTCGTTTCGGTCGCTTCGCCAGATGGAAAGCCAATCAGCCCAGTGGTGTACTGGGGCGGTACGGGGCTGACTGTGGGGGCCGCGAACACGGTCAAGGTGCTGAGGCAGTACCCGTACCGTAGCTTCGGCACACCCGCGCTTGCTTTTGCCACCATGTTTACGGACGCAGTGTTCAGTTGCCCAGCCCTGCGGGTAGACGCCGCACTGTCGAAATATGTTCCTGTCTACGCCTTCGAGTTCAACGATCCGAACGCTGTTACCATCGTCAAAACCCCAGTGGATTTGCCGAGTCTTGGCGCACATCACTCCAGTAGCCTGGCCTACGCCTTTCAGAGCAAGGTGGACGGTTTGGCCAATTCCGCCGACTTCACCCCCGCGCAGCGCCAGCTCTCAGATGCCTTCAGCGCGGCGTGGGTGGCATTCATCAAGACCGGTGAACCAGCCTCGACGAACTGGAAGGCCTTTGATCCGGCCCAGAACAATGTGCAGGTCTTCAGGCCAGACGGGGTGCAGCCAAGCCTTCTGTTTTCCAATGACCACCGCTGCAACTTCTGGCTGCCTCTAAACTTGCAGTAA